AGGTGGCGGCTGCAGTACATCGAGAAGGAACACCCGAAGCTGACTCTGGAACCCCTTGTCGCGGCTGCGGATTGAGCGAGTCCCGGTAGGCGTCCTCACACTGGTCGCCCTCCTCGCGTCCGGCTGCGCGTCGTCCACCACGGGCACGTCCCGCCCGCCCGCGAGGGTGACCACCCCGGTGGCATCGGCCCCGTCGTCGCCCGCCCGGACCGACGACCGCGTCGCCGAGGAGCGGTGTACCGAGAAGCCGCCGGCCGGTCAGCTCACCCAGGCGCCCGGCGGCGTCTCGTTCCGCACCGGACGCGTGTTCGTCGATGTGGCGCGACTCGCCCCCGCCGCGCCCGGTGAGGTCGCCGATCCCGATCCGGACACCGACGCCACCTCGGGCGACGGGTGTCACGAATTCCCCAAGTGGGGCAACGACGATCCCCTCGTTCCCCCGGACAGCGCGTTGTTCGTCTTCAAGAGCGAAGGCAAGAACGGTGTGCAGATCGAGGCACCGATCGCCGAGTTGGTGTCGCGACGAGACGTGACCGCGCAGATCGGCGTGGTGGCCGAGGGCAGATATTTCCAGGCCATCTCGTGCGCGCTGACGATGAGCTCGTTCACCGAGGACAGCGCCGCGGGATCGTTCACCTGTCCGAACGCCGTTCTCGTCCAGGCGAACCCGTTCCGACCCGACGACGCCATCGACCCGACCGATCAGTCACCGGAGCCGCAGGCGCCGATCCCCCCGATCGGGGTGCCGGGAACAGTGGCACCCGATGCGGCGTCGACGGCGGTGCTCTCCGGGTGGTTCGAACTCAGCCGTTGACGACGTCTCAGATGCTGCCGACGATCCGCTCGACCTCGGCCGGGTCGACGTCGTCGACCTGCGCGGGCGAGAACGCCGGGTTGCGGTCCTTGTCGACGAGGACCGCACGAACCCCCTCGGCGAAATCGGGAGTCGCGCAGATCCGTTCCGCGGCATGGAGTTCGCGCTCGAAGCACTGATCGAGCAGCGACGAGTCACCGATCTCGATCAACCGGGCCGCGACCATCAGGCTGGTCGGCGAGGCCGACTCCATCAACGACACCATCTGCGTGGCCCACTGCGCCTGCTGCTCCGACGCGCTCGACGCCGCACCGCGCAGACCGCCCAGGATCGCGGGGACCGAGCTGTCGGCGAAGTACTCGGCGATGTTCTTCAACGGGATCTCGGTCGGGGCCGGCGCCGACGAGGTGAGGACCTCGACCAGCGGAGCGCCCGAACGGATCGCCGCGGCCACCTCGGGGAGCCCCTCGGTCGGTACGTGGTGGGTGGCCAGGCCCACCGTGACGGCATCGGTACCGGTGATGCGGGCTCCGGTGAGCCCCAACCACATCCCGACACCTGCGGGCAGTCGCGGCAGGAAGTAGGTCGCACCGATGTCGGGGAAGAAGCCGATGGCCGTCTCCGGCATCGCCATCACGGCCTTGTCGGTGACGACCCGGACCTCACCGTGCACGCTGATCCCGAGACCGCCGCCCATCGCGGCTCCGTCGATCAGGGTGACGTAGGGCTTGGGGTAGTCGGCGATCAACTGATCGAGGGTGTACTCCGAGGCGAAGTAGTGGCTGATGGCCGCAGCGTTGCCGTCGACCGCGTTGTCCCGGATCGCCCGGATGTCACCGCCGGCGCAGAACGCCCGGTCCGACGCCGACGTCACGAGCACCGTCGACACCGACGGATCGTCCGCCCACCGGGTCAGCACCTCGTGCATGTCGTCGATCATCGACTGGTCGAGTGCGTTGAGCGCTCGTGGCCGATCGAGGACGATCTCGCCGACTCCGTTGGCAACCGAGGTCTGAATGTAGGACATGCAAGTACCGTACTATCCCCACTCTTCGGCGAGTTCCATCCATTCGACCTCGGCGGTCTCCTTCTCGGCCACGACGGCGGTCAGCTCGGCGTCGAGTTCGCGTAGACGTTGCGAGTCGGTGGCGGACTCGGCCAGCAGGGCGTGCAGTTCGGTCTCGCGCGCATCGAACTTCGCGATCTGACGCTCGAGCCGCTTCATGGCCTTCTGCGCATCCCGCTCGGCACCCGCATCACGGACCGGTGCGGCCGGCGCACCGTCCGAGCGGCCCACGACCGAGGACACCGGGGTGCTGTTGTCGCCCTGCCGCGCTCGTCGCTGCAGGTAGGACTCGATGCCGCCGGGCAGGTTCGTCAGTCCACCGTCGCCGAACAGCGCCCAGGTGCTGTCGCAGATCCGCTCGATCAGA
This window of the Williamsia phyllosphaerae genome carries:
- a CDS encoding enoyl-CoA hydratase/isomerase family protein, with translation MSYIQTSVANGVGEIVLDRPRALNALDQSMIDDMHEVLTRWADDPSVSTVLVTSASDRAFCAGGDIRAIRDNAVDGNAAAISHYFASEYTLDQLIADYPKPYVTLIDGAAMGGGLGISVHGEVRVVTDKAVMAMPETAIGFFPDIGATYFLPRLPAGVGMWLGLTGARITGTDAVTVGLATHHVPTEGLPEVAAAIRSGAPLVEVLTSSAPAPTEIPLKNIAEYFADSSVPAILGGLRGAASSASEQQAQWATQMVSLMESASPTSLMVAARLIEIGDSSLLDQCFERELHAAERICATPDFAEGVRAVLVDKDRNPAFSPAQVDDVDPAEVERIVGSI